The Acidianus infernus genome window below encodes:
- the soxC gene encoding proton pump complex cytochrome B SoxC, translated as MSVSKRISNWFSERLKLDELPFFRTPDYMYHVSDWLGALVAAAFIYTVISGLILLLYYDPDNGYESTQFIINQVPYGSVVLYSHLYGAYAMIILAYIHMFRNYFVGAYKKPRELLWIIGVLLLVLTMGASFLGYSLIGDVLATSAVDVGAGIIESIPGMQWLVPFLFGNYDNGQYGRVLAWHIIFVALIGLLFIFHFFLAESYGMMPSRKVKSKAPAVYTREEWMKFNPWWPRNFVYMLSLILMTWGFILIIPNALAYLNGLPQYYNPFLNPKPAPPPTSPLAAKVTTYPPWFFLFFYKIADFSSNVLLDLVIGAIIPLAYLILLPFLDRSEELHPLKRKIFTGIGILMIIYLIQTTLWGDIAPGVPVAFKCQVVALLPPAVIVAIGLWMLPSKKSSEGPRVKHSLIHLGKALAPLAILGFVIISLLFVGGLAEFVNYPSPITFAILLPIASLFVIGAKRIAPIILRMEQQNTSTTPSPEVSKLETKKKFAQYIIVVLFILSLVLMATLWTIPPTGYESNMFGVDLGLIFVMWGEAISLYHYIVYKKPNESYE; from the coding sequence ATGAGCGTGTCAAAAAGGATCTCAAACTGGTTTAGTGAAAGACTAAAATTAGATGAATTACCGTTTTTTAGAACTCCAGATTATATGTATCATGTTAGTGATTGGTTAGGCGCATTAGTAGCGGCTGCTTTCATATACACTGTAATATCGGGACTTATTTTACTTTTATATTACGACCCAGATAACGGTTATGAGTCTACGCAATTTATCATAAATCAAGTTCCTTATGGTTCTGTAGTTCTCTACAGCCACCTATATGGAGCGTATGCAATGATTATTTTGGCATATATTCACATGTTTAGGAATTATTTTGTTGGAGCTTATAAAAAACCCAGAGAGCTACTATGGATAATAGGAGTATTGCTATTAGTACTAACTATGGGTGCTTCGTTCTTAGGTTACAGCTTAATAGGCGATGTCCTAGCTACAAGTGCAGTAGACGTAGGAGCAGGTATAATAGAATCAATACCCGGAATGCAATGGCTAGTTCCATTCTTGTTCGGAAATTACGATAACGGGCAATACGGTAGAGTTCTAGCTTGGCACATAATCTTTGTTGCATTAATCGGCCTATTGTTCATATTCCACTTCTTCCTTGCAGAGTCTTACGGAATGATGCCTTCCAGGAAAGTAAAAAGTAAGGCTCCAGCAGTTTACACCAGAGAAGAATGGATGAAGTTTAATCCATGGTGGCCTAGGAACTTTGTCTACATGTTATCATTAATATTAATGACATGGGGATTCATACTTATTATACCAAATGCCCTAGCATACTTAAACGGCTTACCTCAATATTATAATCCATTCTTGAATCCAAAACCTGCACCCCCGCCAACAAGTCCATTAGCTGCTAAAGTTACTACTTATCCGCCATGGTTCTTCCTATTCTTCTATAAGATTGCAGACTTTAGCAGTAATGTATTATTAGACTTAGTAATAGGTGCAATTATTCCTTTAGCGTATTTGATTTTATTGCCATTCCTAGATAGGTCAGAAGAACTACACCCACTCAAGAGGAAGATATTTACTGGAATTGGTATATTAATGATAATATACCTAATACAAACTACACTATGGGGAGATATTGCACCCGGTGTTCCGGTAGCTTTCAAGTGCCAAGTAGTTGCTCTATTACCTCCTGCAGTTATAGTAGCTATTGGATTATGGATGTTACCAAGCAAAAAGAGCAGTGAAGGACCAAGAGTTAAGCATTCATTAATACATCTAGGAAAAGCCTTAGCACCATTAGCGATATTAGGATTTGTAATAATATCCCTACTATTTGTTGGAGGCTTAGCGGAATTCGTTAACTATCCTTCCCCAATCACATTCGCAATACTATTACCAATAGCCTCGCTCTTCGTAATAGGAGCAAAAAGAATAGCACCAATAATATTACGCATGGAGCAACAAAATACTTCAACCACTCCATCTCCTGAAGTCAGCAAGCTTGAGACGAAGAAGAAGTTTGCCCAATATATCATTGTAGTGTTGTTCATATTGAGCTTAGTTCTAATGGCTACATTGTGGACCATACCGCCAACTGGATATGAGTCCAACATGTTCGGAGTTGACCTAGGCTTAATATTTGTAATGTGGGGTGAAGCAATCTCACTATATCATTACATTGTATATAAGAAGCCAAATGAGTCCTACGAATAA
- a CDS encoding antibiotic biosynthesis monooxygenase family protein, giving the protein MINVGLYYRVKEGHEKEFEEAFSKVVSILKNSDIGFIDAKLYKRVDDPREYLIYSEWKDLESFRKFILSKDYKETTTYGKTILEGRPYHKIFQEINA; this is encoded by the coding sequence ATGATAAATGTTGGTCTTTATTATAGGGTGAAGGAGGGTCACGAGAAGGAATTTGAGGAAGCTTTTTCAAAGGTGGTTTCAATACTAAAAAATTCAGACATTGGCTTTATTGACGCAAAACTATACAAGAGGGTTGACGATCCAAGGGAATACCTAATTTACAGCGAATGGAAGGACTTAGAATCCTTCAGAAAATTCATCCTAAGCAAAGACTACAAAGAAACAACAACGTACGGAAAAACAATACTAGAAGGAAGACCATACCACAAAATATTCCAAGAAATAAATGCCTAA
- a CDS encoding radical SAM/SPASM domain-containing protein → MLSKYNIFLDDYKIMFNTLTGYAIRLTDEEMEKLKKGEVPEELKDIIEEGFSATFDEFLQKFRKEVLEPTLVLTYRCNFDCVYCFQKAFRNNSSVSDKVVRGFIKYVRTNAKGRKVRVTYFGGEPLLELGKIKEISTQLSDLKYSFSIVTNGSLLTRHVFEELKSLGLTHVQITLDGPKEVHDKRRYFVGGKGSYDIILKNLKEIQDEVNVVLRVNIDVNNLDSFRDLLKDLKQNGITKVRLDPHLVHDNVFRNEYWDYTFPKDEEGEILVKLWETAKDEGFEIPQDVFRLGLCVAHFDEDIVVDPFGNIYPCWAFTGNPLYVKGYLTEDGDVVIYEKLSGQRALNLWKKCKDCPYMPLCLGGCRFFSVLNKKGFDGIDCRKKSYEAIMKLLKYFV, encoded by the coding sequence ATGTTATCTAAATACAATATTTTTCTTGACGATTATAAAATCATGTTTAATACATTAACTGGATATGCAATAAGATTAACTGACGAGGAAATGGAGAAGTTGAAAAAAGGTGAAGTACCGGAAGAATTAAAAGATATAATAGAAGAAGGATTTTCTGCAACCTTTGATGAGTTCTTACAAAAATTTAGGAAAGAAGTGTTAGAACCAACATTAGTACTAACTTATAGGTGTAATTTTGATTGCGTTTACTGTTTTCAAAAGGCTTTTAGGAATAATTCCTCCGTAAGCGATAAAGTAGTGAGAGGATTTATAAAATACGTCAGAACTAATGCAAAAGGTAGGAAAGTTAGGGTAACTTATTTCGGCGGAGAGCCTTTATTGGAATTAGGAAAAATTAAGGAAATTTCCACTCAACTTTCGGATTTAAAGTACTCTTTCAGTATAGTGACAAACGGTTCGCTCCTAACTAGACACGTTTTCGAAGAATTAAAGAGCTTAGGTTTAACTCACGTGCAAATAACTTTAGACGGCCCCAAGGAAGTTCACGATAAAAGGAGATATTTTGTTGGAGGAAAAGGATCTTACGATATAATTTTAAAGAACTTAAAGGAAATTCAAGATGAAGTAAATGTTGTCCTTAGGGTTAATATAGACGTAAATAACTTGGATTCCTTCAGAGACCTTTTGAAGGATTTAAAGCAAAACGGAATAACTAAAGTTAGACTTGACCCGCATTTAGTTCACGATAACGTTTTTAGGAACGAATACTGGGATTACACGTTCCCTAAGGATGAAGAAGGAGAGATCCTTGTAAAATTATGGGAAACTGCTAAGGATGAAGGTTTTGAAATACCTCAAGACGTATTTAGGTTAGGTTTATGCGTTGCCCACTTTGATGAAGATATTGTAGTAGATCCTTTCGGGAATATTTACCCTTGTTGGGCTTTTACAGGAAATCCACTTTACGTAAAGGGTTACCTTACTGAAGACGGAGATGTAGTCATTTACGAGAAGCTTTCCGGACAAAGGGCCTTAAATTTGTGGAAGAAATGTAAAGATTGCCCTTATATGCCTCTATGCCTTGGCGGTTGTAGGTTCTTTTCAGTACTAAACAAGAAAGGTTTCGATGGAATAGATTGTAGAAAGAAAAGTTATGAGGCCATCATGAAATTATTAAAATATTTCGTCTAA
- a CDS encoding MFS transporter, with protein sequence MSSISRVALLGLIGTIVEWYDYYLFIYAALLAFPTLFFPSKSYLISMLASVSSYAIAFFARPLGATVFGHIGDRLGRRHALSFDLVLVGIAMVSVGLMPTYATIGIIAPVAIFAFRFLQGLGVGGEWGGVATWVSEHVTSKRALITSLIEIASPIGFIGAATILLAFSKDFVTIGWRIGFLVGGSVAFLGAFLRYLATESLPFEKIKSEGKISKVPSIEVFKYAWKPILLLMLAIGSVFMAVYIPATVMPSLYLKAVGKSLGYPEYVNFLGLQMPITSALIYVFAIAGLVSTPIFGYLGDKIGRKASLILGDVLIAAFAYPYVYGFLSGNLGLLFIMQFLIGFAAYGPYASMAAFYPESFPTKYRYSGASYGMQLAAAVEGGLMPILLVGLLGLPSQYLANSWIVITFLALWGIISALATLGLKETKGTQLAEEKVTDKVIS encoded by the coding sequence ATGTCTTCCATCTCTAGAGTTGCGCTCTTAGGTTTAATAGGAACAATAGTTGAGTGGTACGACTACTACCTATTCATATATGCAGCATTACTAGCCTTCCCTACATTATTCTTCCCATCAAAAAGCTACTTAATTTCAATGCTAGCTTCAGTATCCTCATACGCAATAGCGTTTTTTGCCAGACCTTTAGGTGCCACAGTTTTCGGGCATATAGGTGACAGGTTAGGAAGAAGGCATGCATTAAGCTTTGACCTAGTGTTAGTAGGAATAGCGATGGTCTCTGTAGGATTAATGCCCACATATGCAACAATAGGAATAATAGCACCAGTGGCAATATTTGCGTTCAGATTTTTACAAGGTTTAGGAGTTGGCGGAGAATGGGGAGGAGTAGCGACGTGGGTATCTGAACATGTCACCTCTAAGAGGGCTTTAATAACTTCTTTAATAGAAATTGCCTCACCCATAGGTTTCATAGGAGCAGCTACGATATTGTTGGCATTTAGCAAGGATTTTGTAACAATAGGTTGGAGGATAGGATTCCTAGTTGGAGGTAGCGTAGCTTTTCTAGGAGCTTTCCTAAGGTATTTGGCAACAGAGAGTTTACCCTTTGAGAAAATCAAGAGTGAAGGAAAAATAAGTAAAGTTCCTTCCATAGAGGTCTTCAAGTACGCTTGGAAGCCGATATTATTACTAATGCTTGCAATAGGTAGTGTATTTATGGCAGTTTACATTCCGGCAACGGTAATGCCTAGCTTATACTTGAAGGCAGTAGGAAAAAGCCTGGGATATCCAGAATATGTTAACTTCCTAGGACTACAAATGCCAATAACTTCTGCGCTAATTTACGTGTTCGCGATAGCAGGATTAGTTTCCACTCCAATATTCGGCTATTTAGGTGACAAAATTGGTAGAAAAGCTTCACTAATATTGGGTGACGTTCTAATAGCAGCATTTGCATATCCTTATGTTTACGGATTCTTGAGCGGTAATCTAGGCCTATTATTTATAATGCAGTTCCTAATAGGTTTCGCAGCTTATGGTCCTTATGCATCAATGGCTGCATTTTACCCAGAAAGCTTTCCTACAAAGTATAGGTATAGTGGAGCAAGTTATGGAATGCAGTTAGCTGCTGCAGTTGAAGGAGGTTTAATGCCAATACTACTAGTTGGTCTACTAGGACTGCCTTCACAATATTTAGCAAATTCTTGGATAGTTATTACATTCTTAGCATTATGGGGAATAATATCAGCGTTGGCTACATTAGGTTTAAAGGAAACTAAGGGAACACAGTTAGCTGAAGAGAAAGTTACAGACAAGGTAATATCATAA
- a CDS encoding type II toxin-antitoxin system VapC family toxin, whose translation MIKIHKNKSLLSTIDYVTTSILNVIEYPPIIDLKEKLRIIYPTRSDYDLAIKIMVKLRKIGEPVNAVDIILSSIAINRDMIIVTNDNDFESIKKVEERLKIEKMR comes from the coding sequence TTGATTAAAATTCATAAGAATAAATCTCTCCTATCTACGATTGATTACGTAACAACGTCCATACTAAATGTGATAGAATACCCTCCAATAATAGATCTAAAGGAGAAGTTAAGAATAATTTATCCCACAAGAAGTGATTACGATCTTGCCATAAAGATAATGGTTAAACTAAGAAAAATAGGAGAGCCAGTTAATGCGGTGGATATAATTCTATCTTCTATTGCAATAAACAGGGACATGATAATAGTGACTAATGATAATGATTTTGAATCAATTAAAAAAGTCGAAGAGAGATTAAAGATAGAAAAAATGAGATAA
- a CDS encoding RNA-guided endonuclease TnpB family protein, translating into MARRDKNPIRATVSMKIGLSDSLLALVNNYVKALRFTLFWMKENVKDPNEKGTLSKVHEGLYEKLKKEYNLPSKVAEDCYRDALATYKSWYNNPKKGRFPRVYKPTVWLTPKQSYNVVLEKMTVKIAGVGVLPILGYPRNLKDYSTWEMKEARLTIKDGKAFLKVVFEKPKVKIEPKGSVAIDVNMSEIVVGKDDTHYVRIPTRLHDAYHFKTLAENLQKKYPRRWKQNRRILHRIHSFHQKAKRIMEDFARKVGRWTIEIAKKLGANVIKLENLKNLIRNVNKLPAEFHDKLYLMQYRRIQYWIEWQARKHGMIVKYVNPSYSSVSCPKCGKKMIEMAYRYFHCPSCGYENDRDVIAVTNLNGRGSLTLSTAPQMRDVNPNR; encoded by the coding sequence ATGGCTAGGAGGGATAAAAACCCAATCAGAGCTACGGTTTCGATGAAGATTGGCTTATCTGACTCCCTCCTAGCCCTCGTGAACAACTATGTTAAAGCACTCCGTTTCACCTTGTTCTGGATGAAAGAAAATGTGAAAGATCCAAACGAGAAGGGCACACTTTCCAAAGTGCACGAGGGATTGTATGAAAAGCTAAAGAAGGAGTATAATCTACCATCAAAGGTTGCTGAGGACTGCTATCGTGATGCCCTGGCAACATACAAGAGTTGGTACAACAACCCGAAAAAAGGTAGATTCCCCCGCGTCTATAAGCCCACTGTATGGTTAACGCCCAAGCAAAGTTATAATGTTGTCTTAGAGAAAATGACAGTTAAGATTGCAGGTGTTGGTGTACTACCAATTTTAGGTTATCCTAGAAACTTAAAGGATTACTCAACCTGGGAGATGAAAGAAGCTAGGCTAACAATCAAGGATGGCAAGGCTTTCCTCAAGGTGGTTTTTGAGAAACCAAAAGTTAAGATAGAACCCAAAGGTAGTGTTGCCATAGACGTAAACATGAGTGAAATTGTCGTTGGTAAGGACGATACTCACTACGTTAGGATACCCACTCGCCTTCATGATGCTTATCACTTCAAGACATTGGCTGAGAATTTGCAAAAGAAGTATCCTAGAAGGTGGAAGCAAAATAGAAGGATCCTACACAGAATACACTCCTTCCATCAAAAGGCTAAACGAATCATGGAGGACTTCGCTAGGAAGGTTGGCAGATGGACCATTGAGATTGCTAAGAAATTAGGTGCCAACGTTATAAAGTTGGAGAACTTGAAGAACCTCATCAGGAACGTTAATAAACTGCCAGCTGAGTTTCACGATAAACTCTACCTAATGCAATATCGTCGTATTCAGTACTGGATAGAGTGGCAAGCCAGAAAACACGGAATGATTGTTAAGTATGTTAATCCTAGTTACTCTTCCGTTTCCTGTCCAAAGTGTGGCAAGAAGATGATTGAGATGGCTTATAGATATTTTCACTGCCCCTCGTGTGGTTATGAGAACGATCGTGACGTTATTGCAGTCACGAATTTAAATGGGAGGGGGTCTCTGACCCTCTCTACTGCCCCTCAGATGAGAGATGTAAACCCAAATCGATGA
- a CDS encoding peptidase U32 family protein — protein sequence MRLVVGTNFDDKLIDELKKYPVRYIFGSKTKTLTGHGRASFVLPQVDEERLKEHIQIAHDAGIKFLYTMNTATLNGKEYSQKFLESLKKEIDSLVNLGVDGFIVAMPFLVHFIKNEYPDVEISISSFSRVYNIREFEEYVNMGADTIILHEDDNRNFSLLSSLSKYRNKVDIELILNNSCLWGCPYRRTHDIISSVTSQSDSEVNVWFEYPILFCATDVRNDLANIIRMRWIRPEDLRHYEELGIDRFKIASRNKKTDWIIRAVKAYSQGRYEGNLLDIVSYPQGRAVPAVMKKINGPKDYDVLTQVYVDNTKFPPNWLSYFKYNSCETRSCEECRYCDIIAEKVITVQGKPLSEISLPKIKPPIELIPRFSKDASNEGNKDH from the coding sequence ATGAGACTCGTAGTAGGGACAAACTTTGACGATAAATTAATAGACGAGCTTAAAAAGTACCCAGTTAGGTACATTTTTGGTAGTAAAACTAAAACGTTAACTGGACATGGTAGGGCTTCCTTCGTTTTACCTCAAGTTGACGAAGAAAGGCTGAAGGAGCACATTCAAATAGCACATGATGCAGGAATTAAATTCCTCTACACAATGAATACTGCTACATTAAACGGGAAAGAATACTCACAAAAATTCTTAGAAAGCCTAAAGAAGGAAATAGATAGCCTGGTAAATCTTGGCGTTGACGGTTTTATAGTAGCAATGCCTTTCTTAGTTCATTTTATAAAAAATGAATATCCCGACGTGGAAATTTCCATTTCTTCCTTCTCCAGAGTTTATAACATAAGGGAATTCGAGGAATACGTTAACATGGGTGCTGATACAATAATTCTCCATGAGGACGATAATAGGAATTTTTCTCTCCTCTCTTCATTGTCAAAGTATAGGAATAAGGTTGACATAGAGCTTATATTGAATAACTCATGCCTTTGGGGATGTCCATATAGGAGAACTCACGATATTATTTCTTCCGTAACTTCTCAATCTGACTCTGAAGTTAATGTGTGGTTTGAGTATCCCATTTTATTCTGTGCAACAGACGTAAGGAACGATTTGGCTAATATTATAAGAATGAGGTGGATTAGGCCAGAGGATTTAAGGCATTATGAAGAATTGGGTATTGACAGGTTTAAAATAGCCAGCAGGAATAAGAAAACAGATTGGATAATAAGGGCTGTAAAAGCATACTCGCAAGGAAGATATGAAGGAAACTTGTTGGACATTGTTAGTTATCCTCAAGGAAGAGCAGTCCCTGCAGTTATGAAGAAAATTAATGGACCCAAAGATTACGATGTCTTGACACAGGTCTACGTTGATAACACAAAGTTCCCTCCAAACTGGTTGTCTTACTTTAAGTATAACTCATGTGAAACTAGGAGTTGCGAGGAATGCAGGTACTGTGACATTATTGCTGAAAAAGTGATAACAGTTCAAGGTAAGCCTCTCTCAGAAATTAGCTTACCCAAAATTAAACCACCAATAGAATTAATACCGAGGTTTAGTAAAGATGCTTCTAACGAAGGGAATAAGGATCATTGA
- a CDS encoding MBL fold metallo-hydrolase — MLLTKGIRIIELFEPEFFGTVLNHNVTIVEKGPSGGLMMIDTGLPGYLDIIEKGLKSFGYSLEDISDVVITHYHIDHSGNAEEIKKISKAKVYAHENEIPYLSKNEQKFNLKYDDVKDELKVSEEDFERTMKRINSMKFSPVSVDVKLKGGEKIGSFKVINVPGHTPGHIALYDGNLLIVGDAVRNIKGKILPPFKFFCWNYEKAVNSFNNLLSMKFKYLVPFHGDIIFF, encoded by the coding sequence ATGCTTCTAACGAAGGGAATAAGGATCATTGAATTATTTGAACCGGAATTTTTTGGAACAGTACTCAATCATAACGTTACAATAGTGGAAAAAGGGCCATCCGGCGGGCTAATGATGATAGACACCGGATTGCCTGGCTACCTGGATATCATAGAGAAAGGCTTAAAGTCATTTGGTTACTCGCTAGAGGACATTTCAGACGTTGTCATTACTCATTATCACATAGACCACTCTGGTAATGCTGAAGAGATTAAGAAAATTTCTAAGGCAAAGGTTTATGCTCACGAAAATGAAATACCCTACTTATCTAAGAACGAGCAAAAATTCAACTTAAAGTACGATGACGTAAAGGACGAACTAAAAGTAAGTGAAGAAGACTTTGAAAGAACCATGAAGAGAATAAATTCTATGAAATTCTCACCAGTCAGCGTTGATGTGAAATTGAAAGGAGGAGAAAAAATAGGTAGTTTTAAGGTAATTAATGTTCCAGGTCATACGCCGGGGCATATAGCATTATACGACGGAAACTTATTAATAGTAGGCGATGCGGTGAGAAATATTAAAGGAAAAATTTTACCGCCTTTCAAGTTCTTCTGTTGGAATTACGAAAAAGCTGTTAATTCGTTTAACAATCTCCTTTCAATGAAGTTTAAATACTTAGTTCCTTTCCATGGAGATATAATCTTTTTTTAA
- a CDS encoding M28 family peptidase — translation MISLDLLKLGEVIHGSEKEKEILSILEKRMQGNSKKIEVKTKEWVISNFSVKLNGKEVASSLAPYTKGYVKGKVGREILAFPFPDHPFKVKDFYSYALSQGAEGIIFYEEGKTRRIIMPDVKIPVIFLPFKPEGYVEIEAESFLRDSISYNLEFTVKEGNDYILLGAHVDHWLSGFHDNLFSIDVVLNSLAEVKNHGLKVVFFSSEEGPKCCTGSLQYPKDDVFAAIIFDALYPSRVVYSSTPDLWDFAGLFPLKRIEMPTPFSDHFSFVQKGIPSLVLYNDDLIPYYHSDKDLPNPEDKKFLTKITESVKLLLHELDKLSMKDLNERMSKFGERKFIVDYVNLTTSFAS, via the coding sequence ATGATTTCTTTAGACTTGCTAAAGCTGGGAGAAGTAATTCATGGTTCAGAGAAGGAGAAGGAAATTCTCTCTATTTTGGAAAAGAGAATGCAAGGAAATAGTAAGAAAATTGAAGTGAAAACAAAAGAGTGGGTAATTAGTAATTTTAGCGTTAAGCTTAACGGAAAAGAAGTTGCATCAAGCTTAGCCCCATACACTAAGGGTTACGTAAAGGGAAAGGTAGGAAGAGAAATTCTTGCATTTCCTTTTCCAGATCACCCGTTTAAAGTGAAGGATTTTTACTCTTACGCCCTTTCTCAAGGTGCCGAGGGAATAATATTTTACGAAGAGGGAAAGACGCGAAGGATAATAATGCCAGACGTTAAAATTCCAGTTATTTTTCTTCCTTTTAAACCAGAAGGCTATGTAGAGATTGAGGCGGAATCCTTTCTTAGGGACTCGATTTCTTACAATCTAGAGTTTACTGTAAAAGAAGGAAACGATTACATCTTACTTGGTGCTCACGTGGATCACTGGCTTTCCGGCTTTCACGATAACTTATTTTCTATAGATGTTGTGCTTAATTCTTTGGCAGAAGTTAAGAATCATGGCTTAAAAGTAGTTTTCTTTTCTTCAGAGGAAGGACCTAAGTGTTGTACTGGTTCTTTGCAATATCCTAAAGACGACGTTTTCGCTGCAATAATTTTTGACGCTCTTTATCCTAGTAGGGTAGTTTATTCGTCGACACCGGATTTGTGGGATTTTGCAGGTCTATTTCCATTAAAGAGAATAGAAATGCCTACGCCGTTTTCAGATCATTTCTCTTTTGTTCAAAAAGGCATTCCTTCTTTGGTTTTATATAACGATGATTTAATTCCTTATTATCATTCCGATAAGGATTTGCCTAATCCTGAAGATAAGAAATTCTTAACTAAGATTACTGAGTCTGTGAAGTTGTTATTGCATGAACTAGATAAATTATCTATGAAAGATTTGAACGAGAGAATGAGTAAATTTGGCGAGAGGAAATTTATTGTAGACTACGTTAATTTGACCACTTCCTTTGCAAGCTAG
- a CDS encoding transcriptional regulator, with protein MDDLRAKNVITFTDVGECTNCGVYGPYEFVFWSSHTRRIYGFCSLKCFREWLRTTRAIYPKR; from the coding sequence ATGGATGACCTGAGAGCAAAGAACGTTATAACTTTTACAGATGTAGGTGAATGTACTAATTGTGGAGTTTACGGTCCTTACGAATTCGTTTTCTGGTCTTCACATACTAGGAGAATTTATGGCTTTTGTTCACTAAAATGCTTTAGAGAATGGTTAAGAACTACTAGAGCAATCTATCCCAAAAGATGA
- a CDS encoding universal stress protein, whose translation MFKRILVGFDGSKESLKALILAINLAKFHGASIKALEVIEHMPVILEAYIKEDMLRDRERIIKHTEIIKRISIENGINIDYEVVRGDPAVVLSKYAESEDFDLIILGKRKLKGLKKLFMESVSSKVLDISKKPVLVVKE comes from the coding sequence ATGTTCAAGAGAATATTAGTAGGATTTGATGGTTCTAAGGAATCTTTAAAGGCGTTAATTTTAGCAATTAATCTTGCAAAGTTTCACGGTGCTTCAATTAAGGCTCTGGAAGTTATAGAGCATATGCCAGTAATTTTGGAGGCTTATATAAAGGAGGACATGTTGAGAGATAGAGAAAGGATAATTAAACACACTGAGATAATAAAGAGAATTTCAATAGAGAACGGAATTAACATAGACTACGAAGTTGTTAGAGGGGATCCTGCAGTCGTTTTATCTAAATATGCTGAGAGCGAAGACTTTGATTTGATTATTCTAGGTAAGAGAAAATTGAAGGGATTAAAGAAATTGTTCATGGAAAGTGTATCTTCTAAGGTTTTGGATATTTCTAAGAAGCCCGTTTTAGTGGTAAAAGAATAG